In Novosphingobium sp. MMS21-SN21R, a single genomic region encodes these proteins:
- a CDS encoding nitronate monooxygenase family protein, with product MSLPPLFANLRLPVIASPLFIISCPELVIAQCKAGIVGSFPSLNARPLSQLDEWLHQITEELAAHNRANPDRPAAPFAVNQIVHKTNNRLDDDMAMCAKWQVPIMITSLGAREDVYAAAHGWGGIVLHDVINDRFARKAVEKGADGLVPVAAGAGGHAGAQSPFALMQEIREWFSGLVALSGAIAHGRSVLAAQALGADFAYIGSAWIATEEARADEAYKQAIVDGRADDIVYSNLFTGVHGNYLRSSIVNSGLDPENLPVSDPSKMNFGSGGNTGAKAWKDIWGSGQGIGAVTAVEPVAARVDRLEQQYREAAEALSANSAPFLK from the coding sequence ATGTCCCTGCCCCCGCTTTTCGCCAATCTGCGCCTGCCGGTCATCGCATCGCCGCTGTTCATCATATCGTGCCCTGAACTCGTCATCGCACAATGCAAGGCGGGTATCGTCGGGTCGTTCCCATCGCTCAACGCACGCCCGCTCAGCCAGCTCGACGAATGGCTGCATCAGATCACCGAAGAACTGGCCGCGCACAACCGCGCCAATCCAGACCGTCCCGCAGCGCCGTTTGCGGTCAACCAGATCGTGCACAAGACCAACAACCGGCTTGATGACGACATGGCCATGTGCGCGAAATGGCAGGTGCCGATAATGATCACCTCGCTGGGCGCGCGAGAGGATGTCTACGCCGCCGCGCATGGCTGGGGCGGGATCGTGCTGCACGACGTGATCAACGACCGCTTCGCGCGCAAGGCCGTGGAAAAGGGCGCAGACGGACTGGTTCCGGTCGCTGCGGGTGCAGGCGGACACGCCGGGGCGCAATCGCCGTTCGCGTTGATGCAGGAAATCCGCGAATGGTTCAGCGGTCTCGTCGCGCTTTCGGGCGCGATTGCGCATGGTCGGTCGGTGCTGGCGGCGCAGGCGCTGGGGGCAGACTTCGCCTATATCGGCTCGGCGTGGATCGCCACCGAGGAAGCCCGCGCGGACGAAGCCTACAAGCAGGCCATCGTCGATGGACGCGCCGACGACATCGTCTATTCCAACTTGTTCACCGGCGTCCACGGCAACTATTTGCGCTCATCCATCGTCAATTCGGGCCTCGATCCCGAAAATCTGCCGGTCAGCGACCCCAGCAAGATGAACTTCGGATCCGGCGGCAACACCGGTGCCAAGGCATGGAAGGACATCTGGGGTTCGGGTCAGGGCATCGGTGCGGTCACTGCGGTGGAGCCAGTTGCGGCGCGGGTCGACCGGCTGGAGCAGCAGTACCGCGAGGCAGCGGAAGCACTTTCCGCAAACAGCGCGCCCTTCCTCAAATAA
- a CDS encoding AHH domain-containing protein, whose amino-acid sequence MPLNQRHDLDKRATLRFGSVNVPHQPGYAPGLQRHHLIPRQILGSFALGRMIARLGLDRLGFHDFRRNGLLLPASEVAAMRIGLPLHRGPHRSYNELVMQRAGQIEAQWTLGRSTGAAHADYEALMRFDLLQRALRRKLLDSRSWTRKPLNARDPALDYTHLDNMADLLWSATDWTSQAA is encoded by the coding sequence CATGACCTGGACAAGCGCGCCACTCTGCGGTTTGGCAGCGTCAACGTTCCACACCAGCCCGGCTATGCCCCAGGGCTGCAGCGCCATCATCTGATCCCTCGTCAGATTCTTGGCTCGTTCGCGCTGGGCCGGATGATTGCCCGGCTTGGGCTGGACCGGTTGGGTTTCCACGACTTCCGCCGCAACGGGTTGTTGCTTCCAGCATCAGAGGTTGCGGCGATGCGGATCGGGCTTCCACTGCATCGCGGTCCGCACCGAAGTTACAATGAACTTGTCATGCAGCGGGCTGGGCAGATCGAGGCGCAGTGGACTCTGGGGCGGAGCACAGGCGCGGCTCATGCCGATTACGAAGCCCTGATGCGCTTCGATCTTCTCCAGCGCGCTTTGCGCCGCAAGTTGCTGGACTCGCGCTCATGGACGCGCAAGCCGCTCAACGCGCGTGATCCGGCGCTGGACTATACGCATCTCGACAACATGGCGGACTTGCTCTGGTCCGCCACGGACTGGACCTCGCAAGCCGCCTGA
- a CDS encoding epoxide hydrolase, producing the protein MQVKPFVVDIPASSIADLHLRLDITRWPEREPVGDWSQGTPLAALQDLAGYWRNGYDWYACQALLNGWGMFETEIDGLAIRFLHVRSAHESARPLLLTHGWPGSILEFRRCIAPLTDPLAHGGTADDAFHLVIPCLPGYGFSGKPTVTGWSVQKIASVWGELMARLGYDQWLAQGGDWGAAVTTAIAAMKVEGCIGVHLNMPIARPLPEDLAAPEPGELKALSALQHYQDWDSGYSKQQATRPQTVGYSLVDSPIGLAGWIYEKMWAWTDNDGAPEDALSRDDILDNVMLYWLTAAGASSARLYWESFGSFGPAQIDIPVAASIFPKEIIPAPRRWFERNCSQLVHWGELEKGGHFAAWEQPEAFVKELRTAFSLMR; encoded by the coding sequence ATGCAGGTCAAGCCATTCGTTGTCGATATTCCCGCCTCTTCCATAGCCGACCTGCATTTGCGGCTCGATATCACCCGCTGGCCAGAGCGCGAGCCGGTTGGCGACTGGTCGCAAGGCACCCCGCTGGCGGCGCTGCAGGATCTCGCGGGCTACTGGCGCAATGGTTACGACTGGTACGCTTGCCAGGCCTTGCTCAATGGCTGGGGCATGTTCGAAACCGAGATCGACGGCCTTGCGATCCGCTTCCTGCACGTGCGCTCGGCCCACGAATCAGCGCGGCCTCTGCTGCTGACGCACGGCTGGCCCGGGTCCATTCTGGAGTTCCGCCGCTGTATCGCGCCGCTCACCGATCCACTGGCGCATGGCGGCACCGCCGATGACGCATTCCATCTCGTGATCCCCTGCCTGCCGGGCTACGGCTTCTCCGGCAAGCCCACGGTCACGGGGTGGAGCGTGCAGAAGATTGCGAGTGTGTGGGGAGAGCTGATGGCGCGGCTTGGCTACGATCAGTGGCTCGCGCAAGGGGGTGACTGGGGCGCCGCGGTGACGACTGCTATCGCGGCGATGAAGGTCGAGGGCTGCATCGGCGTCCATCTGAACATGCCGATCGCGCGGCCACTGCCCGAGGATCTGGCAGCGCCGGAACCCGGAGAACTCAAGGCGCTTTCGGCGCTGCAGCACTATCAGGACTGGGATTCGGGCTATTCCAAGCAGCAGGCCACGCGCCCGCAGACGGTGGGCTATTCGTTGGTCGATTCACCGATTGGCCTCGCCGGGTGGATCTACGAAAAGATGTGGGCCTGGACCGACAATGACGGCGCGCCGGAAGACGCGCTCAGCCGCGACGATATTCTCGACAACGTCATGCTCTACTGGTTGACTGCCGCAGGGGCCTCGTCAGCACGGCTTTATTGGGAAAGCTTCGGCAGTTTCGGCCCGGCGCAGATCGATATTCCTGTGGCAGCCAGCATATTCCCCAAGGAAATCATCCCCGCGCCGCGCAGGTGGTTCGAGCGCAACTGTAGCCAATTGGTGCACTGGGGCGAACTCGAAAAGGGTGGGCATTTTGCAGCATGGGAGCAGCCCGAAGCCTTCGTGAAGGAGCTTCGGACTGCATTTTCCCTGATGCGATAG
- a CDS encoding YceI family protein, which translates to MTVLPKLPRALKIAIPFALAAAAAPMLAQMPETPGKADKSRVVAGTYAADAAHSLVGWKVNHLGFNDYFGLFGDVSGTLDIDPANPSAAKVSVKIPVSKIITANAGLTAHLLKPAADGKPADFFGAAPADATFVSTSVVPAADGMSATVNGDLTLNGVTKPVAIAATFSGAGASMMTKAPTLGFHGMATIKRSDFNVKYGVPFVSDDVKLDITIAFEKK; encoded by the coding sequence ATGACCGTCCTCCCCAAGCTTCCCCGTGCTTTGAAGATCGCCATTCCCTTCGCTCTCGCGGCAGCTGCCGCGCCAATGCTGGCGCAGATGCCCGAAACACCGGGCAAGGCCGACAAGTCGCGCGTCGTAGCTGGCACTTACGCGGCTGACGCAGCGCACTCGCTGGTCGGCTGGAAGGTCAACCATCTCGGCTTCAACGACTATTTCGGCCTGTTTGGTGATGTCAGCGGCACGCTGGACATTGATCCCGCCAATCCTTCGGCCGCCAAGGTCTCGGTCAAGATTCCCGTCTCGAAGATCATCACAGCCAATGCCGGCCTCACCGCGCACCTGCTCAAGCCCGCCGCTGACGGCAAGCCTGCCGATTTCTTCGGCGCCGCCCCCGCCGACGCGACATTCGTTTCGACCAGCGTTGTGCCCGCCGCTGACGGCATGTCGGCGACGGTCAATGGTGACCTTACGCTCAACGGCGTGACCAAGCCGGTCGCCATTGCCGCCACCTTCTCGGGCGCTGGCGCCAGCATGATGACCAAGGCCCCCACCCTCGGCTTCCACGGCATGGCCACGATCAAGCGTTCGGACTTCAACGTGAAGTACGGCGTTCCCTTCGTGAGCGACGATGTGAAGCTCGACATCACCATCGCGTTCGAAAAGAAGTAA
- the leuA gene encoding 2-isopropylmalate synthase: protein MTMLKNPSAKYRAFPQINLPDRQWPSRVIEKAPRWLSTDMRDGNQSLIDPMDAEKKARFFDLLVKIGLKEIEVGFPSAGATEYDFIRGLVDQGRIPDDVFVQVLTQSREDLIRSSFESLAGAKQAIVHVYNAVSPLWRQVVFGMDKADVRKIASDGAKFLRDQAARFPQTDWHFEYSPETFSTAEVDFSIECCEAVMDVLQPTVDHPIILNLPATVEASTANIYADQIEYFCRNLPNRDRAVISLHTHNDRGTGVAAAELGLMAGADRVEGCLFGNGERTGNCCLVTVGLNLYTQGIDPELDFSNIDEVIQTVEYCNQLPVHPRHPYGGELVFTAFSGSHQDAIKKGFAAQEKRNDDLWSVPYLPIDPADLGRSYEAVIRVNSQSGKGGFAWVLEQDQGLKLPKKMQAHFSRHVQELADELGRELQAADIWGVFRKTYRLDAPQHYQLVDYEETRGNDGARIFAGKIEVDGKVRSVSGRGNGLISSVVATLKDGFAVDIDVSDYSEHAMGSGSNARAAAYVECVLPDGRTIWGVGIDEDVATASVRAVLSAANAAS from the coding sequence ATGACCATGCTGAAAAACCCTTCGGCCAAGTATCGCGCGTTTCCGCAGATCAACCTGCCTGACCGCCAGTGGCCATCGCGCGTGATCGAAAAGGCCCCGCGCTGGCTGTCGACCGACATGCGCGACGGCAACCAGTCGCTGATCGATCCGATGGATGCGGAGAAGAAAGCGCGCTTCTTCGACCTCCTGGTCAAGATCGGCCTCAAGGAAATCGAAGTCGGTTTCCCGAGCGCTGGTGCGACCGAGTACGATTTTATTCGTGGTCTGGTCGATCAGGGCCGCATCCCCGACGACGTTTTCGTGCAAGTACTGACCCAGTCGCGCGAAGACCTGATCCGCTCCAGCTTCGAAAGTCTGGCAGGCGCGAAACAAGCCATCGTCCACGTCTACAACGCTGTCTCGCCGCTGTGGCGTCAGGTCGTGTTCGGCATGGACAAGGCTGACGTGCGCAAGATTGCCAGCGACGGGGCAAAGTTCCTGCGCGATCAGGCCGCACGCTTCCCGCAGACCGACTGGCACTTCGAATATAGTCCGGAGACATTCTCCACCGCCGAAGTCGATTTCAGCATCGAGTGCTGCGAAGCGGTGATGGACGTGCTGCAGCCGACGGTCGATCACCCGATCATTCTCAACCTGCCCGCAACGGTCGAGGCTTCAACGGCGAACATCTACGCCGACCAGATCGAATATTTCTGCCGCAACCTGCCGAACCGCGACCGCGCGGTGATCTCGCTGCATACGCATAATGATCGCGGCACCGGCGTCGCGGCGGCGGAACTGGGCCTGATGGCGGGCGCTGACCGTGTCGAGGGCTGCCTGTTCGGCAATGGCGAGCGCACCGGAAACTGCTGCCTGGTGACGGTTGGCCTGAACCTCTACACGCAGGGGATCGATCCCGAACTGGACTTCTCGAACATCGACGAAGTGATCCAGACAGTGGAATACTGCAACCAGCTGCCTGTCCATCCGCGCCACCCCTATGGCGGCGAACTGGTGTTCACGGCCTTTTCCGGCAGCCATCAGGACGCGATCAAGAAGGGCTTTGCTGCGCAGGAAAAGCGCAACGACGATCTGTGGTCGGTGCCCTACCTGCCGATTGATCCGGCCGATCTTGGCCGCAGCTACGAAGCAGTGATCCGCGTCAACTCGCAGTCCGGCAAGGGCGGGTTTGCCTGGGTGCTGGAGCAGGATCAGGGCCTCAAGCTGCCCAAGAAAATGCAGGCACACTTCTCGCGCCATGTGCAGGAACTGGCCGACGAACTTGGCCGCGAACTGCAGGCGGCCGACATCTGGGGCGTGTTCCGCAAGACATATCGCCTCGATGCTCCGCAGCATTACCAGCTCGTCGATTACGAGGAAACGCGCGGCAACGACGGCGCACGCATCTTCGCGGGCAAGATCGAAGTGGATGGAAAGGTTCGCTCGGTCAGCGGACGCGGCAACGGGTTGATCTCGTCTGTCGTCGCCACGCTCAAGGACGGGTTCGCCGTCGACATCGACGTCAGCGATTATTCCGAGCACGCGATGGGATCGGGCAGCAATGCCCGCGCCGCCGCTTATGTCGAATGCGTCCTGCCCGATGGGCGAACGATCTGGGGCGTCGGGATCGACGAGGACGTGGCCACCGCCAGCGTCCGCGCGGTGCTGAGCGCGGCCAACGCGGCTTCCTGA